The following proteins come from a genomic window of Mammaliicoccus sp. Marseille-Q6498:
- the lspA gene encoding signal peptidase II: MRKGYNLPIWSTFIILLIAFDQLTKFLIVKSLEVGESVKVISNVIYITSHRNQGAAWGILQGKMWLFYIVTVVVLVILVMFFKNEGYGKPLIQLGLSLLIAGSIGNFIDRLFRGEVVDFVDTYIFGYNFPIFNVADAALTIGVVVLIIVILFDGKEEKA; the protein is encoded by the coding sequence ATGCGTAAAGGTTATAATTTACCGATATGGAGTACTTTTATTATTTTGTTAATAGCATTCGATCAATTAACTAAATTTTTAATCGTTAAATCTCTAGAAGTTGGTGAATCAGTAAAAGTTATTTCAAATGTTATATATATAACATCACATAGAAATCAAGGTGCTGCTTGGGGCATATTACAAGGTAAGATGTGGCTATTTTATATCGTAACAGTTGTTGTATTAGTTATATTAGTTATGTTCTTTAAAAATGAAGGATATGGTAAACCACTTATACAATTAGGTTTGAGCTTACTTATTGCAGGTTCAATTGGTAACTTTATCGATCGTTTATTTAGAGGTGAAGTTGTAGATTTTGTAGATACATATATTTTTGGATATAATTTCCCGATATTTAATGTAGCAGATGCAGCTTTAACAATAGGAGTAGTTGTATTAATCATCGTCATATTATTTGATGGTAAGGAGGAGAAAGCGTGA
- a CDS encoding RluA family pseudouridine synthase, which yields MNTFEFKIETEQETGVRIDKLLPELNPDWSRNQIQDWIKLGLVEVNGNTVKSNYKTKLNDSIIATEKVVEEVDLVAEDLGLEIYYEDKDVAVVYKPKGMVVHPAPGHYTGTLVNGLMHKITDLSGINGEIRPGIVHRIDKDTSGLLMIAKNDIAHRGLVEQLVDKTVTREYTALVHGNIPHEFGTIEAPIARNPKERQEMAIVDDGKEAVTHFNVIEKFEKYTLIKCQLETGRTHQIRVHMKHIGFPIVGDPKYGPKKTLDLDGQALHAGLLGFEHPVTGEYIEREAPLPEYFETLIDKLRKREDKK from the coding sequence GTGAATACATTTGAATTTAAAATAGAAACCGAACAAGAAACCGGTGTTAGAATAGATAAATTATTACCAGAATTAAATCCAGATTGGTCAAGAAATCAAATTCAAGATTGGATTAAATTAGGGTTAGTTGAGGTTAATGGTAATACCGTAAAATCCAATTATAAAACTAAATTAAATGATTCAATTATAGCGACTGAAAAAGTAGTCGAAGAAGTAGATTTAGTTGCTGAAGATTTAGGTTTAGAGATTTATTATGAGGACAAAGATGTCGCAGTTGTTTATAAACCTAAAGGTATGGTCGTTCACCCTGCACCTGGTCATTATACTGGAACATTAGTGAATGGTTTGATGCATAAAATTACAGATTTATCTGGTATTAATGGTGAAATTAGACCTGGAATCGTTCACCGTATAGATAAAGATACTTCAGGGTTATTGATGATAGCTAAAAATGATATAGCGCATAGAGGGCTAGTTGAACAATTAGTTGATAAAACTGTAACAAGAGAATATACAGCTCTTGTACACGGTAATATACCTCATGAATTTGGTACTATTGAAGCACCAATTGCTAGAAATCCTAAAGAACGTCAAGAAATGGCAATTGTAGATGATGGTAAAGAAGCAGTTACGCACTTTAACGTCATTGAAAAGTTCGAAAAATATACATTAATAAAATGTCAGTTAGAAACAGGAAGAACTCACCAAATAAGAGTTCATATGAAACATATAGGTTTTCCAATAGTTGGAGATCCAAAATATGGTCCTAAAAAGACTTTAGATTTAGATGGTCAAGCGTTACACGCAGGATTACTCGGGTTTGAACATCCAGTAACAGGAGAATATATTGAAAGAGAAGCACCACTTCCTGAATACTTTGAAACGCTTATAGATAAATTGCGTAAGCGTGAAGATAAAAAATAA
- a CDS encoding aspartate carbamoyltransferase catalytic subunit, producing the protein MKNLLTMTDLTEEEIFRIIHKAQDLKQKGVQPFESKMTVANLFFENSTRTKCSFEMAERKLGLDVIGFDTNTSSVQKGESLYDTCKTLESIGVDALVIRHSENAYYESLKGLNIPILNGGDGSGQHPTQSLLDIMTIYEEYGYFKGLKILISGDIKNSRVARSNAEALTKLGSEVMFSAPEQWKSDFSNVPYVNIDDVIDEVDVCMLLRVQNERHESGSTFSVNEYHRDFGLTINRYKNLKDNAIIMHPAPINRGVEIDTSLVESPKSRIFKQMENGVFIRMACINEILNHKEEKVKCHL; encoded by the coding sequence TTGAAAAACTTATTGACTATGACAGATTTAACTGAAGAAGAAATTTTTAGAATCATTCACAAAGCACAAGATTTAAAACAAAAAGGCGTTCAACCATTTGAAAGTAAAATGACAGTTGCAAATTTATTTTTTGAAAACTCAACTAGAACGAAATGCAGCTTTGAAATGGCGGAACGGAAATTAGGACTTGATGTCATTGGTTTTGATACAAATACATCTTCAGTTCAAAAAGGTGAATCTTTGTATGATACGTGTAAAACACTTGAGTCAATTGGTGTTGACGCACTTGTCATTAGGCATAGTGAAAATGCATATTACGAATCTTTAAAAGGACTCAATATTCCAATATTAAATGGTGGAGATGGAAGTGGACAACATCCAACTCAAAGTTTGTTAGATATCATGACAATATATGAAGAATATGGTTATTTTAAAGGCTTGAAAATATTGATATCTGGAGATATAAAAAATTCTAGAGTAGCAAGAAGTAACGCTGAAGCATTAACAAAATTAGGATCAGAAGTGATGTTTTCAGCACCTGAACAATGGAAATCAGATTTTTCAAATGTACCTTATGTCAATATAGATGATGTAATAGATGAAGTAGATGTTTGCATGTTATTGAGAGTGCAGAACGAGAGGCACGAATCAGGTTCAACATTTAGTGTAAATGAATATCATAGAGATTTTGGATTGACGATAAATCGATATAAAAATTTAAAAGACAATGCAATTATTATGCACCCAGCTCCAATTAATAGAGGTGTTGAAATTGATACAAGTTTAGTTGAAAGTCCTAAATCTAGGATATTTAAACAAATGGAAAATGGCGTATTTATTAGAATGGCTTGCATAAATGAGATACTTAATCACAAGGAGGAAAAAGTAAAATGTCACTTATAA
- a CDS encoding DivIVA domain-containing protein, whose product MAFTPENIKQKEFSRVHKGLDESEVRQYLQTLSDEIEKLKADKEQLQTLINDKDENINRFKAVENTISEALLQAQKTGEETKHTAVLKADAIIKEAEGRSDQIINDALQKARHISFQTEDMKRQSKVFRSRFRMLVEAQLDLLKNDDWDYLLNYDVDQQKVTEENIDILNKEEQNNQEQINNQAEESKEDKPKE is encoded by the coding sequence ATGGCATTTACCCCAGAAAATATAAAACAAAAAGAATTCAGTAGAGTTCATAAAGGTTTAGATGAATCAGAAGTACGTCAATATTTACAAACTTTAAGTGATGAAATAGAAAAATTAAAAGCTGATAAAGAACAGTTACAAACTTTGATTAATGACAAAGATGAAAATATTAATCGATTTAAAGCGGTAGAAAACACAATTTCTGAAGCACTTTTACAAGCTCAAAAAACGGGTGAAGAAACGAAACATACTGCTGTACTTAAAGCAGACGCTATCATTAAAGAAGCAGAAGGTCGTTCAGATCAAATTATTAATGATGCATTACAAAAAGCACGTCATATTAGTTTCCAAACTGAAGATATGAAACGCCAATCAAAAGTGTTCCGTTCACGTTTTCGCATGCTAGTAGAAGCACAATTAGATCTATTGAAAAATGATGATTGGGATTATCTATTAAATTATGATGTTGATCAACAAAAAGTAACTGAAGAAAATATTGACATTTTGAATAAAGAAGAACAAAATAATCAAGAACAGATAAATAATCAAGCAGAAGAAAGTAAAGAGGACAAGCCTAAAGAATAA
- the pyrR gene encoding bifunctional pyr operon transcriptional regulator/uracil phosphoribosyltransferase PyrR, with translation MAERLIMDDAAINRALTRMSHEILEKNKGTQDIVLLGVKTRGVFLANRIEKKIESIEQVKVPTGEIDVTHYRDDVKNQQSTIKVKSFNIDVDINDKHVIIVDDVLYTGRTVRASLDAILDHARPKKISLATLVDRGHRELPIRADYVGKNVPTASNESIVVELEEFDKKTAVTLN, from the coding sequence ATGGCTGAAAGACTGATAATGGACGATGCCGCTATCAACAGAGCGCTTACGAGAATGTCTCATGAAATTCTTGAAAAAAACAAAGGAACTCAAGATATTGTCTTGTTAGGTGTTAAAACAAGAGGGGTATTTTTAGCTAATAGAATCGAAAAGAAAATTGAATCTATTGAACAAGTTAAAGTACCTACTGGTGAAATCGACGTTACACATTATCGTGATGACGTTAAAAATCAACAAAGCACGATAAAAGTAAAATCATTCAATATCGATGTAGATATTAATGATAAACACGTCATAATTGTTGATGATGTTTTATATACGGGTCGGACAGTAAGAGCTTCACTAGACGCTATATTGGATCACGCGAGACCAAAAAAAATAAGCTTGGCTACTTTGGTAGACAGAGGTCATAGAGAGCTACCCATTAGAGCAGATTACGTAGGGAAGAATGTACCTACAGCTTCTAATGAATCAATTGTAGTAGAACTTGAAGAATTTGATAAAAAAACAGCAGTAACATTAAATTAA
- a CDS encoding carbamoyl phosphate synthase small subunit produces MQNRRYLVLEDGTIYKGYALGSDKLTAGEIVFNTAMTGYQETISDPSYTGQIITFTYPLIGNYGINRDDFESLTPTLNGVVVREACHYPSNFRSSKTLDETLNFYHIPGISGVDTRSLTRKIRKFGVLKAGFTDNEEEIDALVQRLNNETFRTDEVAQVSSVRPYISTGDGYKVVLIDYGKKENIIRELNRRGCDVTVVPYQTSIEEILNISPDGIMVSNGPGNPESVQETIQTIQQLIGKIPFFGICLGHQLFALSQGATSYKMKFGHRGANHPVINLETGKVDLTSQNHGYAIDETSIENTDLEVTHLALNDKSIEGLKHKVHPAFSVQYHPEASPGPHDSNYLFDEFIEMIKSHKEKEHTINA; encoded by the coding sequence ATGCAAAATAGAAGATACTTAGTATTAGAAGATGGCACTATATATAAAGGTTATGCATTAGGTTCAGATAAATTAACAGCAGGTGAAATTGTATTTAACACAGCAATGACTGGTTACCAAGAAACAATTTCAGATCCATCTTATACAGGACAAATTATCACATTTACTTATCCTTTAATTGGAAACTATGGTATTAATAGAGACGATTTTGAATCATTAACACCAACTTTAAATGGCGTCGTTGTAAGAGAAGCGTGTCATTATCCAAGTAATTTTAGATCAAGCAAAACTCTTGATGAGACATTGAATTTTTATCATATACCAGGAATTTCTGGCGTAGATACGAGAAGTTTAACACGTAAAATCAGAAAATTCGGTGTACTAAAGGCTGGTTTCACAGATAATGAAGAAGAAATTGATGCACTCGTTCAACGTTTGAATAACGAAACATTTAGAACGGATGAAGTAGCACAAGTTTCATCAGTTAGACCATACATATCAACTGGTGATGGTTATAAAGTTGTCTTAATTGATTACGGTAAAAAAGAAAATATCATAAGAGAATTAAATAGACGTGGTTGTGATGTGACAGTTGTGCCTTATCAAACATCAATAGAAGAAATTTTAAATATCTCGCCTGATGGCATCATGGTATCAAATGGACCAGGTAATCCTGAAAGTGTACAGGAAACAATTCAAACAATTCAACAACTCATTGGCAAAATTCCGTTCTTTGGCATTTGTTTAGGCCATCAATTGTTTGCTCTATCACAAGGCGCAACATCTTACAAAATGAAATTCGGTCATAGAGGTGCTAACCATCCAGTTATCAATTTAGAAACTGGGAAAGTAGATTTAACAAGTCAAAATCATGGTTATGCTATAGATGAAACATCAATCGAAAATACAGATTTAGAAGTTACACATTTAGCGCTTAATGATAAATCAATCGAAGGCTTAAAACATAAAGTTCATCCAGCCTTCTCTGTACAATATCATCCAGAAGCTTCGCCAGGACCACATGATTCAAATTATTTATTTGATGAATTTATTGAAATGATTAAATCACATAAAGAGAAGGAGCATACAATCAATGCCTAA
- the ileS gene encoding isoleucine--tRNA ligase — MDYKDTLLMPKTSFPMRGGLPNKEPQIQEEWKEKDLFNKILEKNKGNKTFILHDGPPYANGNLHMGHALNKILKDIIVRQKAMSGYYAPYVPGWDTHGLPIEQALTNKGVKRKEMSVAEFREKCKEFALEQIELQKADFKRLGVNGDWENPYITLKPEFEAAQIRVFGEMAAKGLIYKGKKPVYWSPSSESSLAEAEIEYQDKKSPSIYVAFNVLDGKGIVDEDASFIIWTTTPWTIPSNVAIAVNPKLNYVQVNVEGKKYVVAEALLDTVCEALDWNKETIVREKEFSGSELEYVTAKHPFIDRTSLLILGDHVTTDAGTGCVHTAPGHGEDDYVVGQKYGLDVISPVDDKGVFTEEAGEFAGQFYDKANKTITEKLEEVGALLKLSFFKHSYPHDWRTKKPVIFRATEQWFASISKVRQDILDEIDNTKFKIDWGKTRLYNMIRDRGEWVISRQRVWGVPLPVFYAENGDIIMTPETINHVADLFEKHGSNIWFEREAKDLLPEGFTHEGSPNGEFTKETDIMDVWFDSGSTHRGVLETRPELSYPADIYLEGSDQYRGWFNSSITTSVATKGISPYKMLLSHGFVMDGEGKKMSKSLGNVIVPDKIVKQMGADIARLWVSSVDYLADVRISNDILKQTSDVYRKIRNTFRFLLGNVSDFNPTTDSVKYEDMLEIDQYMHNRLNQFIGRTLSHYEAFDYLDIYQDIQNFINVELSNFYLDYGKDILYIEQFDSLKRRSMQTVLYETLVKLTKLLAPIIPHTADEIWGHIPYVEEESVHLTDMPNPHEVDTELVEKWSKLMNLRDDVNRALEVARNEKVIGKSLEAHITLSNSSDFDTVEFLTQFQDLQQLFIVSKVDVVDELSDGEEYEYVKVKVQHADGEKCQRCWNYSDELGSVGELDHLCPRCQEVVKTLI; from the coding sequence ATGGATTACAAAGACACGTTACTAATGCCTAAAACAAGTTTTCCAATGAGAGGCGGGCTTCCTAATAAGGAACCTCAAATACAGGAAGAATGGAAAGAAAAAGATTTATTCAATAAAATTTTAGAAAAAAATAAAGGTAATAAAACATTTATCTTACATGATGGACCTCCATATGCAAATGGTAATTTACACATGGGACATGCTTTAAACAAAATTTTAAAAGATATCATCGTTCGTCAAAAAGCAATGTCAGGCTATTATGCACCATACGTTCCAGGTTGGGATACGCACGGTTTACCAATTGAACAAGCATTGACTAACAAAGGCGTTAAAAGAAAAGAAATGTCAGTAGCTGAATTCCGTGAAAAATGTAAAGAGTTTGCTTTAGAACAAATTGAATTACAAAAAGCTGATTTCAAACGTTTAGGTGTGAATGGTGATTGGGAAAATCCTTACATCACTTTAAAACCTGAATTTGAAGCTGCACAAATCCGTGTATTTGGCGAGATGGCCGCTAAAGGATTAATCTATAAAGGTAAAAAACCTGTATATTGGTCACCTTCTAGTGAATCATCATTAGCTGAAGCTGAAATCGAATATCAAGATAAAAAATCTCCTTCTATCTATGTTGCTTTTAACGTATTAGATGGAAAAGGTATCGTTGATGAAGATGCATCATTTATCATTTGGACAACAACTCCATGGACAATTCCATCTAACGTTGCGATTGCAGTAAATCCTAAATTAAATTATGTTCAAGTAAATGTTGAAGGTAAAAAATATGTTGTTGCAGAAGCATTATTAGATACAGTATGTGAAGCATTAGATTGGAATAAAGAAACAATTGTTAGAGAAAAAGAATTTAGTGGATCTGAATTAGAATATGTTACTGCAAAACATCCATTTATTGATAGAACTTCTTTATTAATTCTAGGTGATCACGTTACTACAGATGCTGGTACAGGTTGTGTTCATACAGCGCCTGGACATGGTGAAGATGACTATGTTGTCGGCCAAAAATACGGCTTAGATGTTATCAGTCCTGTAGACGATAAAGGTGTATTTACAGAAGAAGCTGGAGAATTCGCAGGTCAATTTTATGATAAAGCGAATAAGACAATTACTGAAAAGTTAGAAGAAGTTGGCGCATTATTAAAACTTTCATTCTTCAAACATTCATATCCACATGATTGGCGTACTAAAAAACCTGTTATCTTTAGAGCAACTGAACAATGGTTTGCTTCTATCAGTAAAGTTAGACAAGATATTTTGGATGAAATTGATAATACGAAATTCAAAATTGATTGGGGTAAAACGCGTCTTTACAACATGATTAGAGATAGAGGAGAATGGGTTATTTCTCGTCAAAGAGTTTGGGGTGTACCATTACCTGTATTCTATGCAGAAAACGGCGATATTATCATGACACCTGAAACAATCAATCATGTTGCTGATTTATTTGAAAAACATGGTTCTAACATTTGGTTTGAAAGAGAAGCTAAAGATTTATTACCAGAAGGATTCACTCATGAAGGTAGTCCAAACGGTGAATTTACTAAAGAAACAGATATCATGGACGTTTGGTTTGACTCAGGTTCAACTCATAGAGGTGTTTTAGAAACAAGACCTGAATTATCTTATCCTGCAGATATTTATTTAGAAGGTAGTGACCAATATAGAGGTTGGTTCAACTCATCTATTACAACTTCAGTAGCGACAAAAGGTATTTCACCATACAAAATGTTACTTTCTCATGGTTTCGTAATGGACGGAGAAGGTAAGAAAATGAGTAAATCACTTGGGAACGTAATCGTACCTGATAAAATTGTTAAACAAATGGGTGCAGATATCGCAAGACTTTGGGTAAGTAGTGTAGATTACTTAGCTGACGTTCGTATCTCAAATGATATTTTAAAACAAACATCTGATGTATATCGTAAAATTAGAAATACTTTCCGTTTCTTATTAGGAAATGTAAGTGATTTTAATCCTACAACGGATAGTGTGAAATATGAAGATATGCTTGAAATTGATCAATATATGCACAATAGATTGAATCAATTTATCGGTCGTACTTTATCACATTACGAAGCGTTTGATTATTTAGATATTTATCAAGATATTCAAAACTTTATCAACGTAGAATTAAGTAATTTCTATTTAGATTACGGTAAAGATATTTTATATATCGAACAATTCGATTCATTAAAACGTCGCAGTATGCAAACAGTATTATATGAAACATTGGTAAAACTAACTAAATTGTTAGCACCAATTATTCCTCATACAGCTGACGAAATTTGGGGTCATATTCCTTATGTGGAAGAAGAAAGTGTACATTTAACTGATATGCCAAATCCACATGAAGTAGATACTGAGTTAGTTGAAAAATGGTCTAAATTAATGAATTTAAGAGATGATGTAAATAGAGCATTGGAAGTTGCACGTAACGAAAAAGTTATTGGTAAATCACTTGAAGCGCATATTACATTATCAAATTCATCTGACTTTGATACGGTTGAATTCTTAACTCAATTCCAAGATTTACAACAATTATTCATCGTTTCTAAAGTTGATGTAGTAGATGAACTTTCAGATGGTGAAGAATATGAATATGTTAAAGTAAAAGTTCAACATGCTGACGGAGAAAAATGTCAACGTTGCTGGAACTATTCTGATGAATTAGGATCAGTAGGAGAACTTGATCATTTATGTCCAAGATGTCAAGAAGTAGTAAAAACTTTAATTTAA
- a CDS encoding dihydroorotase, giving the protein MSLIIKNGKILSQGQLVEKEIEIENGKIKRIADSIEVDNQEIIDAKGHFISAGFVDVHVHLREPGGEHKETIETGTKAAARGGFTTVCPMPNTKPVPDSVENLEKLHRIIDEHAVVRVLPYASITVRQAGKEHVDFKALKDTGMFQFTDDGVGVQTAGMMYEAMQEAAKIDKAIVAHCEDNSLIYGGAMHEGKRSEALNIPGIPSICEAVQIARDVLLAEAANCHYHVCHVSTKESVRVIRDAKKAGIKVTAEVTPHHLLLTEDDVPGDDAIYKMNPPLRAKEDRDALIEGLLDGTIDCIATDHAPHAKEEKEVSMIDAPFGIVGSETAFQLLYTHFVKTGKFTLEQLVSFLTTKPSETFNLPYGRLEEGELADITIIDLETERPINAEEFASKSSNTPFLGEVVSGYPILTICDGEIVYKEDNNNAK; this is encoded by the coding sequence ATGTCACTTATAATCAAGAATGGAAAAATATTATCACAAGGTCAATTAGTAGAAAAAGAAATTGAAATAGAAAATGGTAAAATCAAACGAATTGCCGATTCTATTGAAGTAGATAATCAAGAAATTATTGATGCGAAAGGACATTTTATTTCAGCTGGTTTTGTAGATGTACATGTTCATTTAAGAGAACCTGGTGGAGAACATAAAGAAACGATAGAGACTGGTACAAAAGCTGCGGCTAGAGGTGGATTTACAACTGTATGTCCAATGCCAAACACTAAACCAGTACCTGATTCAGTAGAAAATTTAGAGAAATTGCATCGAATCATTGATGAACACGCTGTAGTAAGAGTATTGCCTTATGCCTCAATTACAGTTAGACAAGCTGGTAAGGAACATGTTGATTTTAAAGCATTAAAAGATACTGGCATGTTCCAATTCACTGATGATGGCGTAGGTGTTCAAACGGCCGGCATGATGTATGAAGCAATGCAAGAAGCGGCTAAAATTGATAAAGCAATTGTTGCACATTGTGAAGATAATTCACTTATTTACGGCGGTGCAATGCACGAAGGTAAGAGAAGTGAAGCATTAAATATACCTGGTATTCCATCAATTTGTGAAGCGGTTCAAATCGCGCGTGATGTATTGTTAGCTGAAGCTGCGAATTGTCACTACCACGTTTGTCACGTTTCTACAAAAGAAAGCGTAAGAGTAATTAGAGACGCTAAGAAAGCAGGTATTAAAGTAACAGCCGAAGTGACACCACATCACTTGTTATTAACTGAAGATGATGTACCTGGTGATGATGCAATATACAAAATGAATCCACCATTAAGAGCGAAAGAAGATAGAGATGCTTTAATTGAAGGATTACTTGATGGAACGATTGATTGTATAGCGACTGACCATGCGCCTCACGCTAAAGAAGAAAAAGAAGTATCCATGATCGATGCACCATTTGGCATTGTTGGAAGTGAAACGGCATTCCAATTGCTTTATACGCACTTTGTAAAAACTGGCAAATTCACATTAGAACAACTTGTATCATTCTTAACGACTAAACCGAGTGAAACGTTTAATTTACCTTATGGACGATTAGAAGAGGGCGAATTAGCTGATATCACAATCATTGATTTAGAAACAGAAAGACCAATTAACGCAGAAGAATTCGCATCTAAAAGTAGTAACACACCATTTTTAGGAGAAGTTGTTTCAGGTTATCCTATACTAACAATTTGTGATGGTGAAATCGTTTATAAGGAGGATAATAATAATGCAAAATAG
- a CDS encoding RNA-binding protein produces MDLYQHFRKEEKDIIDLFINKCDIAESNYQPVLTEFLDPREQYILNTIAGGYEELKVHYFGGNTQSERKRAIVAPDYFEPSEDDFEIVLMDLQYPSKFVTLTHRNVLGTIMSLGIDRNQLGDIIVNDKIQFVLTKRFESYIMLELTKIKGAGIKLSSIPFENMIQSNENWLTHDTTVSAMRLDVIVKHVTNTSRTISKKLIDGKRVKVNHREINAVDFIVEENDLLSIKGYGRAMIIANYGQSKKGKLRIKYRTLFK; encoded by the coding sequence ATGGATTTATATCAACATTTTAGAAAAGAAGAAAAAGATATTATAGATTTATTTATTAATAAATGCGATATCGCTGAAAGTAACTATCAACCTGTATTAACTGAATTTTTAGATCCTAGAGAGCAATATATTTTAAACACTATTGCTGGAGGATATGAAGAATTAAAAGTTCATTATTTTGGAGGTAACACTCAATCTGAGAGAAAACGAGCAATTGTTGCGCCAGATTACTTTGAACCTAGTGAAGATGATTTTGAAATTGTCTTAATGGATCTTCAATATCCTTCAAAATTTGTGACATTAACACATAGAAATGTACTTGGTACAATAATGTCTCTTGGCATTGATAGAAATCAACTTGGAGATATAATCGTCAATGACAAAATACAGTTTGTTTTGACAAAAAGATTTGAATCATATATTATGTTAGAACTTACTAAGATTAAAGGTGCAGGAATTAAATTGAGTTCTATTCCTTTTGAAAATATGATACAATCAAATGAGAATTGGTTAACGCATGATACGACTGTAAGTGCTATGAGACTTGATGTAATCGTCAAACATGTTACAAATACAAGTCGAACGATTAGCAAGAAACTTATAGACGGTAAACGTGTTAAAGTTAATCATAGAGAAATTAATGCAGTAGACTTTATTGTCGAAGAGAATGATTTACTATCTATAAAAGGCTATGGCAGAGCAATGATTATAGCTAATTATGGACAATCAAAAAAAGGAAAGTTACGAATCAAATATCGTACTTTGTTTAAATAG
- a CDS encoding solute carrier family 23 protein, translating into MSHNDEMFERTVEPVLDVNEKPKAPQWFFLSAQHLFAMFGSTVLVPFLTGLPVSAALIASGLGTLLYILITKGKIPAYLGSSFAFITPIIVGLKTHDLGEMLVALFMSGVLYVIIGIIIRLTGTKWLLDLLPPVVVGPVIMVIGLGLAPVAVNMAMYTDSNAMEGYSGVYIGVALITLITTIIVSIFFKGFLSIIPVLIGIIVGYISSLLFGIVDLSPISKAKWLQLPDIYMPFHDYTPSIQWGLILIMLPIVFVTVSEHIGHQIVINKIVGKNFFKDPGLHRSLIGDGVSTMAASIIGGPPSTTYGENIGVLAITRIYSVWVIGGAATLALILGFVGKFTAMISTIPTPVMGGVSILLFGIIASSGLRMLVENHIDFGDNRNLIIASVILVLGIGKAHLDFTGIGIKLNIEGMALAATVGILLNLILPKKLK; encoded by the coding sequence ATGTCACATAATGATGAAATGTTTGAAAGAACGGTTGAACCGGTTTTAGATGTTAATGAAAAACCGAAAGCGCCTCAATGGTTTTTCCTAAGTGCGCAACATTTATTTGCAATGTTTGGTTCAACTGTACTTGTTCCATTTTTAACTGGATTACCAGTTTCTGCAGCACTCATTGCCTCAGGACTTGGAACGCTATTATACATATTAATTACAAAAGGTAAAATTCCTGCTTACTTAGGTTCGAGTTTCGCTTTTATTACACCCATAATAGTTGGATTGAAAACACATGATTTAGGAGAAATGTTAGTCGCATTATTCATGAGTGGTGTGTTGTATGTCATTATTGGAATCATTATACGGCTGACAGGTACAAAATGGCTGTTAGATTTATTACCACCTGTAGTTGTTGGACCAGTCATCATGGTTATTGGACTAGGGTTAGCACCAGTTGCTGTTAATATGGCTATGTATACTGACTCTAATGCAATGGAAGGTTACAGCGGAGTATATATTGGTGTAGCTTTAATCACATTGATTACGACAATTATTGTATCAATATTCTTTAAAGGATTTTTATCCATCATTCCAGTGCTCATTGGCATTATTGTTGGCTATATTTCATCATTGTTATTTGGCATCGTGGACTTAAGTCCGATTTCAAAAGCAAAATGGTTACAACTTCCAGATATTTATATGCCGTTTCACGATTACACACCATCCATACAATGGGGATTAATACTGATTATGTTACCGATAGTCTTTGTAACTGTGAGTGAGCATATTGGTCATCAAATTGTGATCAACAAAATTGTCGGTAAAAACTTTTTTAAAGATCCAGGGTTACATCGTTCATTAATAGGTGATGGCGTTTCAACAATGGCAGCGTCAATCATTGGTGGACCACCTAGCACAACTTATGGTGAGAATATAGGTGTACTAGCAATAACAAGAATTTATAGTGTTTGGGTAATTGGTGGTGCAGCAACATTAGCTTTGATTTTAGGATTTGTTGGTAAATTCACGGCTATGATTTCGACAATACCTACACCGGTTATGGGTGGTGTATCCATACTACTATTTGGTATTATTGCTTCAAGTGGTTTAAGAATGTTAGTAGAGAATCATATCGACTTTGGTGATAATAGAAACTTAATTATTGCATCTGTAATACTGGTATTAGGTATTGGTAAAGCGCACCTTGATTTTACAGGAATCGGAATTAAATTAAATATTGAAGGTATGGCATTAGCTGCTACGGTTGGTATTTTGCTAAATCTGATTTTACCGAAGAAATTAAAATAA